The region CTCGAGGTCCAGTCGGGGCACCGCTACCAGCGGATCTCGCTGCTCCACTCGTGCTGACACTCCATTCCGACTCGGCGGGACGGGTACGCGGGCCCGCCCGCCAGCGGCACGGCCCCCACAGGCTACCGGGACGGGCGCCGCGTGTACCGCTCCTCGTGCAGCACGTCGTCGAGCGGGAGCCGGTTGCGCCAGCCGTGGCGCTCCAGGTCGGGGGTGTCGGGGAGGGCGTCGACCGGCCCGAGGCACAGCCACGCCACCGGGCGCACGGCGGGCGGCACGTCGAGCAGGCGGCGCAGGGCGTCCTCGCGGTAGAAGCTGACCCAGCCCACGCCCAGCCCCTCGGCGGTGGCCGCGAGCCACAGGTTCTCGATGGCCAGGCACACCGAGTACAGGCCCGCGTCGGCGATGGCGTGCCGGCCCAGCACGGCGGGCGCGCCCCGGTCCGGGTCGTAGGTGACGACCACGCCGAGCGTGGCCTCGAGGATGCCCTCCACCTTGATCCGGGCGAACGTCGTGGCGCGCTCGGCGTCCAGCTCGGCGGCGAACACGCTGCGCTCGGCCAGCACGTGGTCGCGGAACGCCCGGCGGGTGTGCTCGTCGCGCACCAGGATGAAGTCCCACGGCTGGGACAGCCCGACGCTCGGGGCCGCGTGCGCCGCGGCGAGCACGCGGCGCAGCACGTCGGCCGGGATCGGGGCGCCGGTGAACTCGCCCCTGGTGTCCCGGCGGCGGTGCAGCACGTCGTAGAAGCTCATTCGGAGGATCGTGCCTCACGCGATCCGGTGAACTCTGCCGCTGTGCGGTGGCGTCGGTCTCAACGGGGCGTTGAATGGTCGGCCATGCCGAGGATCGGAACCGCGCCGGGATCCGCTTTGGGCTTCACCGGGGGTGTGGCCGCGACTGTCGTGTCGGGTCACTGGCCGCTGGTGGCGCTCGCCGTGCTCGCCCTGGTGGTGCTGGCGGT is a window of Saccharothrix espanaensis DSM 44229 DNA encoding:
- the bluB gene encoding 5,6-dimethylbenzimidazole synthase, coding for MSFYDVLHRRRDTRGEFTGAPIPADVLRRVLAAAHAAPSVGLSQPWDFILVRDEHTRRAFRDHVLAERSVFAAELDAERATTFARIKVEGILEATLGVVVTYDPDRGAPAVLGRHAIADAGLYSVCLAIENLWLAATAEGLGVGWVSFYREDALRRLLDVPPAVRPVAWLCLGPVDALPDTPDLERHGWRNRLPLDDVLHEERYTRRPSR